A window of Equus caballus isolate H_3958 breed thoroughbred chromosome 10, TB-T2T, whole genome shotgun sequence contains these coding sequences:
- the RABAC1 gene encoding prenylated Rab acceptor protein 1, giving the protein MAAEKDQQKDAEAEGLSATTLLPKLIPSGVGREWLERRRATIRPWGAFVDQRRFSRPRNLGELCQRLVRNVEYYQSNYVFVFLGLIVYCVATSPMLLVALAVFFGACYILYLRTLQSKFVLFGREVSPAHQYALAGAVSFPFFWLAGAGSAVFWVLGATLVVIGSHAAFHLTEAMDGEELQMEPV; this is encoded by the exons ATGGCGGCCGAGAAGGACCAGCAGAAGGATGCCGAGGCGGAAGGGCTGAGCGCCAC gacCCTGCTGCCGAAACTGATCCCGTCCGGCGTCGGCCGTGAGTGGCTGGAGCGGCGCCGCGCGACCATCCGGCCCTGGGGCGCCTTCGTGGACCAGCGGCGCTTCTCGCGACCCCGCAACCTGGGCGAGCTGTGCCAGCGCCTCGTACGCAACGTGGAGTACTACCAGAGCAACTACGTGTTCGTGTTCCTGGGCCTCATCGTGTACTGCGT ggCGACGTCCCCTATGCTGCTGGTGGCTCTGGCTGTCTTCTTTGGCGCCTGTTACATTCTTTATCTGCGCACGTTGCAGTCCAAGTTTGTGCTCTTTG GCCGAGAGGTGAGCCCAGCCCACCAGTACGCGCTGGCCGGGGCcgtctcctttcccttcttctggCTGGCTGGTGCAGGCTCAGCTGTCTTCTGGGTCCTGG GGGCCACCCTCGTGGTCATCGGCTCCCACGCCGCCTTCCACCTGACCGAGGCCATGGACGGGGAAGAGCTGCAGATGGAGCCTGTGTGA